atcccaCCTATTCCCTTTGCTCAGGTTCCATGCTTATTAGAGACCATTCTAGTGATGCTCTGACTTCTATTGTAGCTTTGCCTCCAATAAGCAAATGGACATCGGACCATTTGGCATGTGTAATTCTCTTTTTAGAGTAATAAACTGGTGTACaagtttcattttagaaaaaaattattaataaaacaatGAATGCTTAGTTCACTTAATTACTATGTtcttataaaagaaattaaattggtCTCAAAATATATCCTCTTAGACCCAATGTATCTTCTGCAACTAACCAAATTCATTCTCAGAATCAAGACCTTTTTGACGCTTCAATTTCCTTCCATATTGCAGCTTCAATTTTTGAAGTATCATATTCCCTCATCATATCAAATTCAAGCCATGGCTGACTCCACTTCTGAGCTTCTTTCATTTGCTCTTCAGTTAAACAAAGATCAAATCTGATtcctttaatattaaaatttggaCGTTCCCAGCGTTTAGACCAGGGCTTAGGCTTCATTTTTACTTTCAGCTaaggaagatgaaaaaaaaaaaaaagcaataattagGCTGATAGGCATGAGCAAAAATTCTTCTGAAGTTTCATTAAGATGattctttcttccttattttatacTTGAACTTCTAGTTTCAAATGTATAACCCATACCTCATTAACAGGAACTTCTTGGTTAGGCTCTTGTACTTCTGGCTTCATATTCACATCAAAAGTGCTATATTCAGGAAGGGCATCTCGTAAGTATAGCAAGCTATCATCTAGCCGTTTCTCTAATTTGACCACTTGAATCTCCTGGACCCGAGGATTATAAAGTTCAAAGCAAATCTCGACACCTAAATAGAACAGAAAACATATTCTTACAATCTAAGTCCACATTCCTATACATGTTTCATACTGCAGTAAAAGCATTTCATAAAGGAATTAGCACAAAGTTTTGCATGTAGAAAATGTGCtgttaatttgaaatttttaagataaagattactgaaagaaatagaaataagctaaaattcatttaaatataaagtGAGAAAGTCTGAATTGGAATGatagtctaaaaaagaaaaaatggcttcTAGAAATATGTTGAGTCACATATCTCTTCAATCCTCATAGTAGTAACTTCAGAGAAAGTCTGAATTCATCCCTATGTCATGTTTTTTATCTCCCAATTACTTGAAGAAAAATCAATCTTCCATGTTAAGAGTAATAGGATTAATGgtacaaaagaagtaaaatattaagTTCCAACTTTGGTTAGAAGCTCCTTTGATTAAGGATTAGTGGATTAAAGGGCTGGAGAGAACCAGTTTTGCCTTTTGCCTTTCcacctttcaccatgtgagggcacagtaCTTGGCCCTTCCAGAGCacacagcaacaaggcaccatcttggatgCAGGGAAGGAGGCCTCACCAAATACaaaacctgccagcaccttgaacttagatttcccagcctcccgaactgtgagaaataaatttctgttctttctaaattacccagcctgTAGCACTTTGTTACAACAGCATGAACAGAATAAGCCACCAGAAATGTAAACCAGAGAGACCGCACAAATGCAAGCAGATGATGGTGACATGGATGAGGGTGATAGCAATGTAGAGGGAAGAACAGAcaaaattgtgatatattttttGGAGACTGTGCCAAGAAAACTTGATTGACTGCATGTGTGAAAGTAAGTGGGTAGGCAGAGTGGTACCATTTATGGAAATAGAAAAGACTGTGAATGGAACACGCTGCAAGGGGAAATAAAGAGTTCTGCTTTCAACTTATGCTGATAAGACATCCAAATAGAGTGTTGATCAGATGGCTGCATATGCACATCTGGAACTTAAAAAGGGTCAGTCCTGGAGTTATAAATTTGGAAGTTATCATTATACAGATGGTATACAAAGCCACTGAACATGAAGGAAACACTAATGCAGGAAGTAGTGATGGGGAAGGTTGAAGCAGGTTACAATAGTCAGACATACTTTAGAGAATGGCAAGAGGGAGCTAATCCTTTTTGAGTATTCTGTGTCCAGTACTTCAAATACAGTATCTCATAGTTGATTGGCTAGAACCATGTAGAGTAGAAACTATTACTATCTTAATGcttaaagaaaatcaaatgaCTCATCACTCCTATACTCATTTACTTCTATTACAAGGCCTCTCCAAGTATTTGACCTGACTGAAGGCACAAATCAATTAAGTCCTGCTGAATTCCTGCACGCACAGCCCACTAGGTCATTACAGAATAAGCAAGATAGCaactgctttcacattttcaatttctttgaaaataagaatACTTTGTTGTtggaacttcatgaagcatacaacTTGATAAACGTAACTGTTTCTGCCATTTTAATTAATAATCTTGCTAGAGTTTTACTCCTTGTTCCTCTGCCTATTAGGCATAGTATATAAACacaattttgcctttttaaaattcctcCAAAGTCATATAAGACAGtgataattttgttttgtgtcaTAACATAAAGTAAAATGTGGGTATTCATTTTAGGAGCAAGTAATTCATGAAGACATTATAGGTTTGTCTTAAAGTTTTACTCATGGGTTATTTGCTCCTAAAACGAATATCCCCATACTGCTTTATAGTAATTTATTCCCCCCTTTGATGTTGCCATGGTTTGCAAAGTCTACTTCTAATGACTGTTGTTCCAATAACATAAGAAGCCTTCAAGAGAAAGAAGTCCATCAACCATATTTAATCATTAACTTCAAATCTCAATCCATTCTAAAGCTACAGGCTCCACATCTTCCCTCAGAGTctccttttactttcaaatttcagatttcttATCTCAGGatgcagaaacaaaaaggaatcCTGAGATAACATCTTCTAGACAATGAAAATGATGAAATATAACTTACCTTGTCCTTCGATAACATTCCTAAGAATGAAAGTAGCTCCAAGTCCTCTTCCTGATCTCTGGATGCAAATCCCCAGAAACTGGCTGATTTTTCCACT
This genomic window from Pongo pygmaeus isolate AG05252 chromosome 12, NHGRI_mPonPyg2-v2.0_pri, whole genome shotgun sequence contains:
- the MRPL19 gene encoding large ribosomal subunit protein bL19m yields the protein MAACIAAGYCAAMGLGRSFQAARTLLPKPASIACRVHAGPVRQQSTGPSEPGAFQPPPKPVILDKRRPVELERRFLSPEFIPPRGRTDPLKFQMERKDMLERRKVLHIPEFYVGSILRVTTADPYASGKISQFLGICIQRSGRGLGATFILRNVIEGQGVEICFELYNPRVQEIQVVKLEKRLDDSLLYLRDALPEYSTFDVNMKPEVQEPNQEVPVNELKVKMKPKPWSKRWERPNFNIKGIRFDLCLTEEQMKEAQKWSQPWLEFDMMREYDTSKIEAAIWKEIEASKRS